In Calditrichota bacterium, the following are encoded in one genomic region:
- a CDS encoding sigma-54-dependent Fis family transcriptional regulator — protein MMESSLSNSVDPIFSGARLLVVDDQEPVRAFFVTALEPRGVDVITAEDGLEAKELLETRTFDAVISDVKMPRMDGMELLKYCIGYQPSVPVILLTAFGTIEKAVEAMRFGAFDYLAKPVLDIDQVDYVVRRALRHRRLLIENQQLRTALGERQILDRLVGPGPKMQRIFDIINTVARTQTTILVTGASGTGKELVARAIHFLSARANGPFVKVNCGALPEGLIESELFGHEKGAFTGALKTTKGRFETADGGTLLLDEIGELPLGLQPKMLRALQEREFERIGSPHPVKVDVRVVATTNVDLEKAVQQRRFREDLFYRLNVIPIKLPTLTERPEDIPVLAYHFLRRYARMHERPVERISQPAMNYLLHAPWPGNVRELENSIERAVVLCRGNQIELGDFFLMDEPPIEFAGTSVSVSMPVSFASDSDGLLTLAEIEKRHILATLEHFQGQRQRTADQLGISIRTLRNKLNEYRLGGIDSPAA, from the coding sequence GGGCTTTCTTTGTAACCGCTCTTGAGCCGCGAGGAGTCGATGTCATAACGGCCGAGGACGGCCTCGAAGCCAAGGAGTTACTGGAAACCCGCACCTTCGACGCCGTCATCAGCGACGTCAAGATGCCGCGGATGGACGGGATGGAACTCCTCAAGTATTGTATCGGCTACCAACCTTCGGTCCCGGTGATCCTGTTGACTGCCTTTGGGACCATCGAAAAGGCGGTCGAGGCGATGCGCTTTGGCGCCTTCGATTACCTGGCCAAGCCGGTGCTTGATATCGATCAGGTCGATTACGTTGTCCGCAGAGCACTGCGTCATCGTCGCCTGCTGATCGAAAACCAGCAACTGCGCACCGCCCTCGGAGAGCGTCAAATCCTCGACCGGCTGGTCGGTCCCGGGCCGAAGATGCAGCGGATCTTCGATATCATTAACACTGTAGCCCGAACCCAGACAACCATTCTGGTTACCGGTGCTTCAGGCACCGGCAAGGAACTCGTCGCCCGTGCGATTCACTTTCTCAGCGCTCGTGCTAACGGTCCGTTCGTCAAGGTTAACTGTGGCGCTTTGCCCGAAGGACTCATCGAGTCGGAACTCTTCGGCCACGAAAAAGGTGCTTTTACCGGCGCGCTTAAGACCACCAAAGGACGCTTCGAAACCGCTGACGGTGGAACCCTGCTCCTTGATGAGATCGGTGAACTTCCGCTCGGCTTACAGCCGAAAATGCTCCGGGCACTTCAGGAACGCGAATTTGAACGCATCGGCTCACCCCATCCGGTCAAGGTCGATGTCCGGGTCGTCGCGACGACCAATGTCGATCTAGAGAAAGCCGTCCAGCAGCGCCGCTTCCGTGAGGACCTTTTTTATCGTCTCAATGTGATACCGATCAAACTGCCGACTTTGACCGAGCGTCCGGAGGACATTCCGGTCCTGGCGTATCACTTTCTGAGGCGTTATGCCCGGATGCACGAACGCCCCGTCGAACGGATCAGCCAGCCGGCAATGAACTATCTTCTCCACGCGCCTTGGCCCGGCAACGTTCGGGAACTCGAAAACTCCATCGAGCGCGCCGTGGTGCTCTGTCGGGGCAATCAAATCGAACTTGGCGACTTCTTCCTGATGGATGAACCGCCTATAGAGTTTGCAGGAACCTCCGTATCGGTATCAATGCCCGTCTCTTTCGCTTCTGACTCCGACGGGTTGCTTACCCTTGCCGAGATTGAGAAGCGCCACATTCTCGCGACTCTTGAGCATTTCCAGGGTCAACGCCAGAGGACTGCCGACCAACTCGGCATTTCGATTCGCACTTTGCGCAATAAACTGAATGAATACCGGCTCGGCGGGATCGACAGCCCCGCCGCTTGA